From a region of the Oncorhynchus mykiss isolate Arlee chromosome 32, USDA_OmykA_1.1, whole genome shotgun sequence genome:
- the LOC110488309 gene encoding piggyBac transposable element-derived protein 4 — translation MESDTEMEDFDSSEEGSNWSDDSYLADEDFSFDYQEGVDPHEDALDWEEDSNESAGDTPPRVTPRKESQSESGVKCSDSPEEPWVPCKGSQSTRTSSVKTDEDEAPLLSTLHPDQQRSPSVNLSTKTYSPRKRVPASPSLKSKVPRLSTPRKNSRLPHRTTESDQPWKTEEHPDEGPQPLRFCPSRPPGPQVDPSAMYSPLDLFQMFFTKVTVRTLCDNTNRQAARNIGRGKKFKWIDITVKEFYKFIGLVFFTALVKTRAISDYWITNSIFSIPFPATVMNRDRYRIISWNIHMSDPDEDAVNDSKKGTPEYDRLFRLKPLMNDIRHACMSCFHPHRNLAVDERMVASKARNGLIEYIKSKPTKFGFKIFVLADSSNGYTVDYAVYIGKNTFPVGFGICHDSVMSLVRPSVLGSGYHVYLDNYFSSPKLFKDLFDMKMGACGTMREGRLGFPRSEENALTKKSPRGSLRWIREGSLLFVKWKDAREVSMGTTIHQAYGGETIKRKRKNKDGKWSHESIPVPTPILEYNKNMGGVDLSDQLITYFSAHRKTMKWYRTLFYHFVDIATTNSYIIHKDLCKVNKMQPMTHKEFTQALVAQLCEVSIETQSKPTNTGHTPVPIKPVADKSKRSSAGRKRCELCKKSGHSKDTPWKCNECGVPLCVIPDRNCFHDWHNLEGMAPVEYQSSDS, via the exons TCTTGATTGGGAAGAGGACTCAAATGAATCAGCAGGTGACACACCACCCAGAGTCACACCAAGGAAAGAGAGCCAATCTGAGAGCGGGGTAAAGTGTTCTGATTCTCCAGAAGAACCATGGGTACCATGCAAAGGTTCACAGTCAACAAGGACATCAAG TGTTAAAACGGATGAAGATGAAGCCCCACTGCTGAGCACCTTGCATCCAGACCAACAGCGTAGCCCGTCAGTGAATTTGTCAACAAAGACCTATTCTCCACGTAAAAGAGTGCCGGCCTCACCCTCATTAAAGTCCAAAGTACCACGTCTCTCAACCCCAAGAAAAAACTCTCGCTTACCACACAGAACAACCGAGTCAGATCAGCCATGGAAAACAGAGGAACACCCTGATGAGGGTCCTCAACCTTTGAGATTTTGTCCAAGCAGACCTCCTGGACCTCAAGTAGATCCCTCAGCCATGTACTCACCGTTAGACttatttcaaatgttttttaCAAAAGTCACGGTCAGAACCCTCTGCGACAATACAAATAGACAGGCGGCTAGAAACATTGGTAGGGGCAAAAAGTTTAAGTGGATAGATATAACTGTGAAGGAGTTTTACAAATTCATTGGATTGGTCTTCTTTACTGCTCTGGTTAAGACAAGAGCTATCAGTGATTACTGGATAACAAACTCCATCTTCTCGATTCCGTTTCCAGCTACTGTGATGAACAGGGATAGATACAGAATCATATCATGGAACATTCACATGAGTGATCCTGATGAGGATGCTGTCAATGACAGTAAAAAGGGTACTCCTGAATATGATAGGCTATTTCGGCTCAAACCATTAATGAATGATATTCGTCATGCCTGCATGTCCTGTTTCCACCCACATAGAAACCTGGCTGTAGATGAACGGATGGTGGCATCAAAAGCAAGAAATGGGTTGATTGAATATATCAAGTCAAAGCCCACTAAATTTGGCTTTAAGATTTTTGTGTTAGCTGACTCCAGCAATGGCTATACAGTGGACTATGCTGTGTATATCGGCAAAAACACGTTTCCCGTTGGCTTTGGAATTTGTCACGATTCAGTGATGTCCCTCGTAAGGCCCTCTGTTCTTGGCTCAGGTTACCACGTGTATCTTGACAACTACTTCTCCAGCCCAAAATTATTCAAGGACTTATTTGATATGAAAATGGGAGCATGTGGTACCATGAGGGAAGGCAGATTGGGCTTCCCAAGATCAGAAGAAAATGCGCTGACCAAGAAATCCCCAAGAGGATCTTTACGGTGGATAAGGGAGGGCTCCCTGCTCTTTGTGAAGTGGAAGGATGCCCGGGAAGTGTCAATGGGTACCACCATTCATCAAGCGTATGGAGGGGAGACAATAAAAAGGAAACGCAAGAATAAGGATGGCAAATGGTCTCATGAGTCAATTCCAGTACCCACCCCAATTCTAGAATACAATAAAAACATGGGAGGTGTTGACTTATCTGACCAACTGATTACTTACTTCTCAGCCCACCGCAAAACAATGAAGTGGTACCGAACATTGTTCTACCATTTTGTGGACATAGCGACTACTAACAGCTACATCATTCACAAGGATCTGTGTAAAGTGAACAAGATGCAGCCCatgacccacaaagaattcacaCAAGCGCTCGTGGCCCAGCTCTGCGAGGTGTCCATTGAGACTCAGTCCAAGCCGACGAACACTGGACATACACCTGTCCCGATCAAGCCTGTGGCAGACAAAAGCAAGAGAAGTTCTGCAGGACGAAAGCGCTGCGAACTCTGCAAGAAATCGGGACACTCCAAAGACACTCCCTGGAAGTGCAATGAGTGTGGCGTACCACTCTGTGTCATTCCAGACAGAAATTGCTTTCATGATTGGCACAACCTTGAGGGAATGGCCCCAGTTGAGTATCAGTCTTCGGACTCTTGA